Proteins from one Faecalibacterium sp. I3-3-33 genomic window:
- a CDS encoding CotH kinase family protein, whose translation MKDRDLIPRRRVLGLGVALAGLCAGCAVLPAGSTESAAGSQAASGNKAADKVEKAPLEDINSVHLRDNPELYTVYDDSGVVTMYLTVSRGNDSENTNHSWAEINHYSVYDYEAMGVPRYQVNALLQVGDENGPLPGELGYAVEAPNATVQIRGQTSSRNDQKNYKIKLKKNKGSWRGQRTIALNKHMSEGLRFRNKMAYDLIKGIDQMMGLRTQFVHLYVKDLTNSSSGVFEDYGLYTQVEQLNKTALKAHGLDSTGQLYKVNFFEFYRYEDAIKLTTDPTFDQAKFDSYLETKGNSDHSKLIEMLEKLNDESQPMEKLLETYFDAENIAYWMAFQLLTGNADTQSRNMYLYSPQNSSTWYLLDWDNDDMLCRKERELVRFTDAESWERGISNYWCNVLFRRCLQTASYREVLDTAVQELHEYLNADRIEEMTAHYRTITEQYIWQMPDMEHLPLTRTQYNTVAQALPEEIEENYQQYPEGYYYPMPFYIGTPSLQNGVLQLNWDPSYDFDAEGITYTVELARDYQFRQVLYRQEHVVLPVAQAESPGAGQYFIRVRATNASGYTQDAFDYYVIDTGKVYGVKCFYIQPDGTVVEDIYEE comes from the coding sequence ATGAAGGATAGAGATCTCATCCCACGCCGCAGGGTACTGGGGCTGGGTGTGGCGCTGGCCGGGCTGTGTGCGGGCTGTGCTGTGCTGCCGGCCGGGAGTACAGAGAGCGCTGCCGGTTCACAGGCGGCGTCTGGGAATAAAGCGGCGGACAAGGTGGAAAAGGCTCCGCTGGAAGATATCAACAGTGTTCACCTGCGGGATAACCCGGAACTTTACACGGTCTATGATGACAGCGGCGTGGTGACGATGTACCTGACCGTGAGCCGGGGCAATGACAGCGAGAACACCAACCACAGCTGGGCAGAGATCAACCATTATTCGGTCTACGATTATGAGGCCATGGGGGTGCCCCGCTATCAGGTCAATGCCCTTTTGCAGGTGGGCGATGAAAATGGCCCTCTGCCCGGGGAACTGGGTTATGCGGTGGAAGCCCCCAACGCCACAGTGCAGATCCGCGGTCAGACCTCCAGCCGGAATGACCAAAAAAACTATAAGATCAAACTCAAGAAAAATAAAGGAAGCTGGCGCGGTCAGCGCACCATCGCGCTGAACAAGCACATGAGCGAAGGACTGCGGTTCCGCAACAAAATGGCCTATGACCTTATTAAGGGAATCGACCAGATGATGGGGCTGCGCACCCAGTTTGTCCATCTTTATGTGAAAGATCTGACCAACAGTTCCAGTGGTGTTTTTGAAGATTATGGCTTGTATACGCAGGTGGAACAGCTGAACAAGACAGCCCTGAAAGCCCATGGACTGGATTCCACAGGGCAGCTGTACAAGGTGAATTTCTTTGAGTTTTACCGCTATGAAGATGCCATCAAGCTTACCACCGACCCTACGTTCGATCAGGCAAAATTTGATTCTTATCTGGAAACGAAGGGCAACAGCGACCACAGCAAACTCATCGAGATGCTGGAAAAGCTGAACGACGAATCTCAGCCGATGGAAAAGCTGCTGGAAACATATTTTGATGCGGAGAATATTGCCTACTGGATGGCGTTTCAGCTATTGACGGGCAATGCCGATACCCAGAGCCGCAATATGTATCTTTACAGCCCGCAAAACTCCAGCACATGGTATCTGCTGGACTGGGATAATGATGATATGCTTTGCCGTAAAGAACGCGAACTTGTCCGCTTTACAGATGCTGAAAGCTGGGAGAGGGGCATCAGCAACTACTGGTGCAATGTGCTGTTCCGCCGCTGCCTTCAGACCGCGAGCTATCGGGAGGTATTGGATACCGCAGTACAGGAACTGCATGAATATTTGAATGCCGACCGGATCGAGGAGATGACGGCGCATTACCGCACCATCACCGAGCAGTACATCTGGCAAATGCCGGACATGGAGCATCTGCCCCTTACAAGAACGCAGTATAATACGGTGGCGCAGGCACTGCCGGAGGAAATTGAGGAAAATTATCAGCAGTACCCGGAGGGCTACTATTACCCCATGCCGTTCTACATTGGTACGCCCTCTCTTCAGAACGGCGTGCTCCAGCTGAACTGGGACCCCTCCTATGATTTTGATGCCGAGGGTATCACCTATACGGTGGAACTTGCCCGGGATTACCAGTTCCGGCAGGTGCTCTACCGGCAGGAACACGTTGTGCTGCCCGTGGCGCAGGCGGAGTCTCCCGGTGCGGGTCAGTATTTTATCCGGGTGCGGG
- the pelG gene encoding exopolysaccharide Pel transporter PelG, which yields MAGIGFELKKLFRRKGLFASLRAYGYAGIICTGPMLLGVVLQFGILLLCGWVNAQREQQDLLVCMITYTLLFSLTVTSFFSMPVTRYLADMLYEEQEQTILPSFWGSSSLMLVLGCTLYGLFLLVSGATLLQGLLCLWLFAEMIVNWNAMSYLTAIKDYRGILCSFLAAIVLAFGLGFVLVVLLGCPVLEGMLFAVTMGYGLMMVWDVVLLCRYFPQSDESPWTFLRWVDAFLPLAFTGLCTNIGLFAHLVICWAGPSGVQVKGLFYGAPYYDVPALIAFLTILVTSVNFVVSVEVNFYPKYRNYYSLFNDGGVVGDIVTAEEEMLAVLNRELRFTALKQLFVTAAVLSLEGALLDLLPLGFNDLMHGYFRTLCVGYGLYAVGNTVLMILLYFTDYGGAVAAAVVFAVSASGLTALSMAFDPVFYGFGFLIGAALFYLVTLFRLDVFTANLPYRVLGQQPIVAETKAGHFTRLGLFLEHKKGTEREERANEG from the coding sequence ATGGCAGGAATTGGATTTGAATTGAAAAAGCTGTTCCGCCGCAAAGGGCTGTTTGCCTCCTTGCGGGCCTACGGCTATGCGGGTATCATCTGCACCGGCCCCATGCTGCTGGGCGTTGTGCTTCAGTTTGGTATTCTGCTGCTCTGCGGCTGGGTGAATGCCCAGCGGGAGCAACAGGATCTGCTGGTCTGTATGATCACCTATACGCTGCTGTTTTCCCTTACGGTCACCAGCTTCTTTTCCATGCCGGTAACACGGTATCTGGCAGATATGCTGTATGAGGAACAGGAGCAGACCATCCTGCCATCGTTCTGGGGTTCCAGCAGCCTGATGCTTGTACTGGGCTGCACGCTGTATGGGCTGTTTCTGCTTGTTTCAGGAGCAACTCTTTTGCAGGGGCTGCTCTGCCTGTGGCTTTTTGCAGAGATGATCGTGAACTGGAACGCCATGAGCTACCTGACCGCCATCAAGGATTACCGGGGCATCCTCTGTTCGTTTCTGGCAGCTATTGTGCTGGCGTTTGGGCTGGGGTTCGTACTGGTGGTGCTGCTGGGCTGTCCGGTGCTGGAAGGAATGCTCTTTGCTGTGACCATGGGCTACGGCCTGATGATGGTCTGGGATGTAGTGCTGCTCTGCCGCTACTTCCCGCAGAGCGATGAGAGCCCGTGGACGTTCCTGCGCTGGGTGGATGCGTTTTTACCGCTGGCCTTTACGGGGCTGTGCACCAACATCGGGCTGTTTGCCCACCTTGTCATCTGCTGGGCAGGCCCGTCGGGGGTACAGGTCAAAGGCCTGTTTTATGGGGCTCCGTATTATGATGTGCCTGCCCTTATTGCGTTTTTGACCATTCTCGTCACAAGCGTGAATTTTGTGGTGTCGGTGGAGGTCAATTTTTACCCCAAATACCGGAACTACTACAGCCTGTTCAACGATGGAGGCGTTGTGGGGGATATCGTCACGGCAGAGGAGGAGATGCTGGCTGTGCTGAACCGGGAACTCCGGTTCACGGCGCTCAAACAGCTGTTCGTCACAGCGGCGGTACTCTCGCTGGAGGGTGCCCTGTTGGATCTGCTGCCTCTTGGGTTCAACGACCTGATGCACGGCTACTTCCGCACCCTGTGTGTAGGGTACGGCCTTTACGCCGTGGGCAACACCGTCCTGATGATCCTGCTTTACTTTACGGATTACGGAGGGGCTGTCGCAGCAGCCGTGGTATTTGCTGTTTCAGCCAGCGGGCTTACAGCGCTTTCCATGGCGTTTGACCCTGTGTTTTATGGGTTCGGCTTTCTGATCGGGGCGGCACTGTTTTATCTGGTCACGCTGTTCCGGCTGGATGTCTTTACAGCCAACCTGCCCTATCGGGTATTGGGGCAGCAGCCTATTGTGGCAGAAACAAAAGCCGGGCACTTCACCCGGCTGGGGCTGTTCTTGGAACATAAAAAAGGAACAGAGCGAGAGGAGAGGGCAAATGAAGGATAG
- the pelF gene encoding GT4 family glycosyltransferase PelF, translating into MRICLVLEGSYPYVHGGVSTWMHAYIQAMPWQEFSLWVIGAKAQDRGKFVYELPPNVKEVEEVFLDDALRLHGERQPVLFTADERTALRELVRLGSPDWDVLYRLFQEKGVHPLSFLQSRDFMELFTDICLQEYPYVAYADAFHTMRSMLLPVLYLLTGRVPKADVYHAISTGYGGLLACLGGSLNHAPVLLTEHGIYTREREEEIIRAEWVVPSFKSRWIRFFYVLSEEIYRRAFRVSSLFYNARRTQIEMGCNAEKCIVIPNGVQYERFCNIPLKQEDGWVDIGAVVRLAPIKDVKTMIYAFFELASRVPNVRLHIMGGVDDEDYAKECYALVEELQLKNLIFTGRVDVVQYMQKLDFTILTSISEGQPLSVLESMAARRPCVTTEVGCCRELLEGAPGDTFGIAGYCVPPMYRQGLADAMEKMCASRARREEMGRIGQRRVDAYFHHEQMLANYRKMYDETAKEYHLE; encoded by the coding sequence ATGCGCATCTGTCTGGTGCTGGAGGGATCTTATCCCTATGTTCACGGCGGCGTATCCACATGGATGCACGCTTATATTCAGGCCATGCCTTGGCAGGAATTCTCCCTCTGGGTCATCGGTGCCAAAGCACAGGACCGGGGAAAGTTTGTGTATGAGCTGCCGCCCAACGTAAAAGAAGTGGAGGAGGTTTTTCTGGATGATGCCCTCCGTCTCCACGGGGAGCGGCAGCCGGTCCTGTTTACCGCAGACGAGCGTACCGCCCTGCGGGAACTGGTACGGCTGGGCAGCCCGGATTGGGATGTGCTGTACCGTCTGTTTCAGGAAAAAGGCGTCCACCCGCTCTCTTTTTTGCAGAGCCGGGATTTTATGGAGCTGTTCACCGATATCTGCCTGCAGGAGTATCCCTATGTGGCCTATGCGGATGCGTTCCATACCATGCGCTCGATGCTGCTGCCGGTGCTCTACCTGCTTACGGGCCGGGTGCCGAAAGCGGATGTCTACCATGCGATCTCCACCGGCTACGGCGGTCTGCTGGCCTGTCTGGGCGGCAGTCTGAACCATGCACCGGTGCTCCTTACGGAACACGGCATCTATACCCGTGAACGTGAGGAGGAGATCATCCGCGCAGAGTGGGTGGTGCCCTCGTTCAAGAGCCGATGGATCCGGTTCTTCTATGTGCTTTCTGAGGAGATCTACCGGCGGGCGTTCCGGGTCAGCAGTTTGTTCTATAATGCCCGCCGGACGCAGATCGAAATGGGGTGCAATGCTGAAAAGTGCATCGTGATCCCAAACGGCGTCCAGTACGAGCGGTTCTGCAATATCCCGCTCAAACAGGAGGATGGCTGGGTGGATATCGGCGCAGTGGTGCGTCTGGCACCTATCAAGGACGTCAAGACCATGATCTATGCGTTCTTTGAGCTGGCCTCCCGGGTGCCCAATGTGCGGCTCCACATCATGGGCGGCGTGGATGATGAGGATTATGCTAAAGAATGCTATGCACTGGTGGAGGAATTACAGCTCAAAAATCTGATCTTCACAGGCCGTGTGGATGTGGTGCAGTATATGCAAAAGCTGGACTTCACTATCCTTACCAGCATTTCGGAGGGACAGCCGCTCTCTGTGCTGGAATCCATGGCAGCCCGCCGTCCCTGTGTGACTACGGAGGTGGGGTGCTGCCGGGAACTGCTGGAAGGTGCCCCGGGGGATACGTTCGGCATTGCAGGCTACTGCGTGCCCCCTATGTACCGTCAGGGATTGGCTGATGCAATGGAAAAAATGTGCGCCAGCCGTGCCCGGCGCGAAGAGATGGGGCGCATTGGCCAAAGACGGGTGGATGCGTACTTTCACCACGAGCAGATGCTGGCCAACTACCGCAAAATGTACGATGAAACCGCTAAGGAATATCACTTGGAGTAA
- a CDS encoding DUF2194 domain-containing protein, translating into MIKEIFSWLRAFRWQKLLIIWAVFVAMAAILFAERSGVQYEATKFKINYLPRTEVKPAQIAMFGQPATCLLLYDSGQEGTDLAKKQFDQILLDMKVSTQAVDVHTTSLAEIPEFDRYKTVVVLMSELDPLGKRLIDLMNWVRDGGSVLFAMAPQKTTYFDVISPELGVLSSSWEYKTAESIVPTEEFMLGGGQRYEFSDPFESSLSVSLREEATVYASTGDEGVPLVWGTKSGAGRVVVDNIGIYDKVLRGIYAASYSLLCDAAAYPVINGAVFYLDDFPSPVPGGDGTYIRRDYRMSIADFYSKVWWPDLVKLAQQYSIRFTGVMIENYEDDTQSAPERQLDTQQFRYFGSLLLQQGGEVGFHGYNHQPLVLPDTDYKDLYSYRQWPSEDAIAAAMNELISFQKTLLPNTEGSVYVPPSNILSAAGRKVLGSKVTQIRTIASTYFAEEGTSLPYVQEFGVASDGVVEQPRIVSGGMVGDTYMRLAAMSELNMHYVSTHFMHPDDLLDVDRGAAEGWETYKGGLEDYLKWLSATAPDLRRQTGTECSAAIQRYAQLTVTLDSTDTAWTLHLGNFVDEAWLFFRANEGTPGKVTGGELTRLTGNLYLLKANADTVRIEKKGA; encoded by the coding sequence ATGATAAAGGAGATCTTTTCCTGGCTGCGGGCATTCCGCTGGCAAAAGCTGCTGATCATCTGGGCTGTGTTCGTGGCGATGGCCGCTATCCTGTTTGCGGAGCGCAGCGGTGTTCAATACGAGGCAACAAAATTTAAGATCAATTATCTTCCCCGGACAGAGGTCAAGCCTGCACAGATCGCCATGTTCGGCCAGCCTGCCACCTGCCTGCTGCTCTACGATTCCGGGCAGGAAGGCACAGACCTTGCAAAAAAGCAGTTCGATCAGATCCTGCTGGATATGAAAGTGAGCACGCAGGCTGTGGATGTGCACACAACATCTCTTGCAGAGATCCCGGAATTTGACCGGTATAAAACCGTTGTGGTCCTCATGAGTGAGCTGGACCCGTTGGGCAAACGCCTGATCGACCTGATGAACTGGGTGCGGGACGGCGGCAGCGTTTTGTTTGCCATGGCACCCCAGAAAACAACATATTTTGACGTGATCTCACCCGAACTCGGTGTCCTGTCCTCTTCCTGGGAGTATAAGACTGCAGAAAGCATTGTTCCCACAGAGGAGTTTATGCTGGGCGGCGGGCAGCGGTATGAGTTCAGTGACCCATTTGAATCCTCTCTCAGTGTCAGTCTCCGGGAGGAAGCCACCGTCTATGCCAGCACAGGGGACGAAGGCGTTCCGCTGGTATGGGGCACAAAGTCCGGTGCCGGCAGGGTGGTGGTGGACAACATCGGCATTTACGATAAGGTGCTGCGGGGCATTTATGCGGCTTCCTACAGCCTTCTGTGCGATGCCGCGGCCTATCCGGTGATCAACGGCGCTGTGTTCTATCTGGATGATTTTCCGTCTCCGGTGCCCGGCGGCGATGGCACTTATATCCGCAGGGATTACAGGATGAGCATTGCGGACTTTTATTCCAAAGTCTGGTGGCCGGATCTCGTAAAGCTTGCACAGCAATACTCTATCCGTTTTACCGGTGTCATGATCGAAAACTACGAGGACGATACCCAGAGTGCGCCGGAGCGTCAGCTGGACACCCAGCAGTTCCGATACTTTGGCAGCCTGCTGCTGCAACAGGGCGGGGAAGTGGGCTTCCACGGCTACAACCATCAGCCGTTGGTACTGCCCGATACGGATTACAAGGATCTTTACAGCTACCGTCAGTGGCCCAGTGAGGATGCCATTGCGGCAGCAATGAACGAACTTATCAGTTTTCAAAAGACCTTGCTGCCCAACACCGAGGGCAGCGTCTATGTGCCGCCCTCCAACATCCTTTCCGCTGCCGGGCGGAAGGTGCTGGGCAGCAAGGTGACCCAGATCCGCACCATTGCCAGCACCTACTTTGCGGAGGAGGGCACATCCCTGCCCTATGTGCAGGAATTCGGTGTGGCCAGCGACGGTGTCGTGGAGCAGCCCCGCATCGTATCCGGCGGTATGGTGGGAGATACCTATATGCGGCTGGCTGCGATGAGCGAGTTGAATATGCACTACGTCAGCACCCACTTCATGCACCCGGACGATCTGCTGGATGTGGACCGTGGTGCTGCAGAAGGCTGGGAAACTTATAAGGGCGGCCTGGAAGATTACCTCAAATGGCTCAGTGCCACCGCACCGGATCTGCGCAGGCAGACCGGCACCGAGTGCTCTGCTGCCATTCAGCGGTATGCACAGCTGACGGTCACGCTGGACAGCACCGATACCGCGTGGACGCTGCACCTTGGCAATTTTGTGGATGAAGCATGGCTGTTCTTTCGTGCCAATGAGGGAACACCCGGCAAGGTGACGGGCGGTGAACTGACCCGTCTGACCGGGAATCTTTATCTGCTCAAAGCCAATGCTGACACCGTCCGCATTGAAAAGAAGGGGGCGTGA
- a CDS encoding helix-turn-helix domain-containing protein, producing MYDARLEGKLSGWHGVKTQPNTLPINGMNTVPLREQEAFAGKLLHTPSGEKELLVLTDHSVNEIAQEVGFGDASNFSTRFAKATGQSPLQYRKSALKPLETAR from the coding sequence GTGTACGATGCCCGGTTGGAAGGGAAACTTTCCGGCTGGCACGGCGTAAAGACCCAGCCGAATACCCTGCCCATCAACGGCATGAACACCGTGCCCCTCCGGGAGCAGGAAGCCTTTGCGGGCAAGCTGCTGCACACCCCCAGCGGCGAGAAGGAATTACTGGTCCTTACCGACCACAGCGTCAACGAGATCGCACAGGAAGTTGGCTTTGGGGACGCCAGCAATTTTTCCACCCGGTTTGCAAAAGCCACCGGGCAAAGCCCTTTGCAATACCGCAAAAGCGCGCTGAAGCCGCTGGAGACGGCAAGGTGA
- a CDS encoding SGNH/GDSL hydrolase family protein — translation MNTSNFARLKELFRRAAAGQELTIGFLGGSITQGSLSTQPGNAYAFRVYQWFVDTFPQSKFHYVNGGIGGTSSHYGVARAVTDVLMYQPDFVVVDFSVNDLDVPFRQETYEGVVRKLLAWPSHPAVVLLNNIYYDTGETAQDEHNAVGDHYGVPHVSIRDSIYKDLRAGKYASRTLLSPDGLHPNDYGHGLVAGEIIKLLEAVNAHREEPEQEPAFPAPLTANAYENARRLTIRELSPKLEGFRADPEEKLGHLDHWKNGWVGQKPGDKITFEVDASCIAVQYRKTIRRPALRAQLVLDGDTAHPVLLDGNFDEDWGDCLYLQPVLHHGEQKTHTVEITILPTEDKAPTEFYLMALITA, via the coding sequence ATGAATACGTCCAATTTTGCTCGCTTGAAAGAACTGTTCCGCCGTGCCGCGGCAGGGCAGGAACTGACCATCGGCTTTCTGGGAGGTTCCATCACCCAGGGCAGCCTTTCCACCCAGCCCGGTAATGCCTACGCTTTCCGGGTGTACCAGTGGTTCGTGGATACCTTTCCGCAGTCGAAGTTCCACTACGTCAACGGCGGCATCGGCGGCACCAGCTCCCACTATGGCGTTGCCCGTGCCGTGACCGATGTGCTGATGTACCAGCCGGATTTTGTGGTAGTGGATTTCAGCGTCAACGATCTGGACGTCCCCTTCCGGCAGGAGACTTACGAGGGTGTTGTCCGCAAGCTGCTGGCATGGCCCTCTCACCCGGCGGTGGTGCTGCTGAACAACATTTATTACGATACCGGCGAGACGGCACAGGACGAGCACAACGCCGTGGGCGACCACTACGGTGTGCCCCACGTCAGCATCCGGGACAGCATTTACAAGGATCTGCGTGCCGGTAAGTATGCCAGCCGCACTCTGCTCAGCCCCGATGGGCTGCACCCCAACGATTACGGCCACGGTCTGGTGGCAGGGGAGATCATCAAGCTGCTGGAGGCAGTCAACGCCCACCGGGAAGAACCGGAGCAGGAGCCTGCCTTCCCGGCACCGCTCACCGCCAACGCCTACGAGAACGCCCGGCGGCTGACCATCCGGGAGCTCTCCCCCAAGCTGGAAGGTTTCCGGGCAGACCCGGAGGAAAAGCTGGGGCATCTGGACCACTGGAAAAACGGCTGGGTAGGCCAGAAGCCCGGCGACAAAATCACCTTTGAGGTGGACGCCTCCTGCATTGCAGTGCAGTACCGCAAGACCATCCGCCGCCCGGCGCTGCGGGCACAGCTGGTGCTGGACGGCGACACCGCCCACCCTGTTCTATTGGACGGCAACTTCGATGAGGATTGGGGCGATTGCCTGTATTTACAGCCCGTCCTCCACCATGGAGAGCAGAAGACCCATACCGTGGAGATCACCATTCTGCCCACAGAGGATAAAGCTCCCACAGAATTCTACCTCATGGCGCTGATCACGGCGTGA
- a CDS encoding glycoside hydrolase family 113 — protein sequence MELEHNFYGVNFAPFPHRGNLSSETAHRSMAAMVEATAANWVILSPSGIQSGPYSEEINWNTDATPTDEELCGAIRFAKQLGLQVALKPTVNCANGVWRARISFFDHDVPCETQWSGWFASYTAFQTHYAALAQAEGCGLFLTGCEMTMTEHREAEWRALIAAVRQQYHGPVSYNCDKYGEDHVNWWDAVDCIASSGYYPLKDWENQLDRIEAVSQKYKKPVLFSEAGCMNITGSSAVPNNWELKGTRNDLEQADWYEAMFSACAKRPWVMGFGVWDWPADTRAVSAYAVSGRPAAKIIHSAYQGGVLE from the coding sequence ATGGAGCTGGAACACAACTTTTACGGGGTGAATTTTGCACCCTTTCCCCACCGGGGCAACCTGAGCAGCGAGACTGCCCACCGCAGCATGGCAGCCATGGTGGAAGCCACCGCAGCCAACTGGGTCATCCTGTCGCCCTCTGGAATACAGTCTGGCCCTTACAGTGAGGAGATCAACTGGAACACCGATGCCACCCCCACAGATGAGGAGCTGTGCGGTGCCATCCGCTTTGCCAAGCAGTTGGGCTTGCAGGTGGCGCTGAAGCCTACCGTCAACTGTGCCAACGGTGTGTGGCGGGCGCGCATCAGCTTTTTTGACCACGATGTACCCTGCGAGACCCAGTGGAGCGGATGGTTTGCCAGCTACACAGCATTCCAGACCCACTACGCCGCACTGGCGCAGGCCGAGGGCTGCGGGCTGTTCCTGACCGGCTGCGAAATGACCATGACCGAGCACCGGGAAGCAGAGTGGCGCGCCCTCATTGCCGCTGTGCGGCAGCAGTACCACGGCCCGGTGAGCTATAACTGCGATAAATACGGCGAGGACCATGTGAACTGGTGGGATGCGGTGGACTGCATCGCCTCCAGTGGCTACTACCCCCTGAAGGACTGGGAAAACCAGCTGGACCGTATCGAGGCGGTGAGCCAAAAATACAAAAAGCCCGTCCTCTTCAGCGAGGCAGGCTGCATGAACATCACCGGTTCTTCTGCCGTGCCCAACAACTGGGAGCTGAAGGGAACACGGAATGATCTGGAGCAGGCAGATTGGTATGAGGCAATGTTTTCCGCCTGCGCCAAGCGTCCGTGGGTCATGGGCTTTGGCGTGTGGGACTGGCCTGCCGATACCAGAGCAGTCAGTGCCTACGCCGTGTCCGGCCGTCCGGCGGCAAAAATTATCCATAGTGCATATCAGGGAGGAGTTTTAGAATGA
- a CDS encoding SGNH/GDSL hydrolase family protein, which translates to MEQLTTATLTQLPQVRALGRHTGRDPLTLFWTASGMELEFTGSELWVDFFADYEVVEPWVSVELNGAWVARFAVNPGKSRVCLFRGMTPGKAKHLRLLKDVQAMHDDPAHLLQITGLEYAGGEFLPLPEPQYRLEFVGDSITSGEGAIGAKPEEDWVGAFFSAENHYGRLTADALGAEYRCISQSGWGIVTGWDNDVRHVMPPYYTQVCGVAMGQRNAALGAQQDNDFAAWKPDAVIVNLGTNDTGAFDNPPWQDPATGKPHQLRRLSNGDFHPADAQKVANGVQHFLTLIRAKNPGAKLVWCIGMLGSELLPVLRQGMEQYKAITGDSSVYLLELPNTTPETVGARQHPGAENHRQAAKVLTDFLKDIL; encoded by the coding sequence ATGGAGCAACTTACAACTGCGACGCTGACCCAGCTGCCGCAGGTGCGGGCACTGGGGCGGCACACCGGGCGTGACCCGCTGACCCTGTTCTGGACGGCCAGCGGCATGGAGCTGGAATTTACCGGCAGTGAGCTGTGGGTGGACTTTTTCGCCGATTATGAGGTGGTAGAGCCGTGGGTCAGCGTGGAGCTGAACGGCGCATGGGTGGCACGGTTTGCCGTGAACCCCGGCAAAAGCCGGGTGTGCCTGTTCCGGGGCATGACACCGGGCAAGGCAAAGCACCTCCGGCTGCTAAAGGATGTGCAGGCCATGCACGATGACCCGGCGCATCTGTTGCAGATCACCGGGCTGGAATATGCAGGCGGCGAATTTCTGCCCCTGCCGGAGCCGCAGTATCGGCTGGAGTTTGTGGGCGACAGCATCACCAGCGGCGAGGGTGCCATCGGAGCCAAGCCGGAGGAGGACTGGGTGGGAGCCTTTTTCTCTGCGGAGAACCACTACGGCCGCCTGACCGCCGATGCACTGGGAGCCGAATACCGCTGCATCTCGCAAAGTGGCTGGGGCATCGTGACCGGCTGGGACAACGATGTGCGCCATGTGATGCCGCCCTACTATACGCAGGTGTGCGGTGTAGCGATGGGGCAGCGCAATGCCGCCCTTGGCGCACAGCAGGATAATGATTTTGCTGCATGGAAACCGGATGCTGTCATCGTCAACTTGGGCACCAACGACACGGGCGCATTTGATAACCCGCCGTGGCAAGACCCTGCCACCGGCAAGCCCCACCAGCTGCGGCGGCTCTCCAATGGGGACTTCCACCCTGCGGACGCCCAAAAAGTGGCAAATGGTGTACAGCATTTTCTGACGCTGATCCGGGCGAAGAACCCCGGGGCAAAGCTGGTGTGGTGCATCGGGATGCTGGGCAGCGAGCTGCTGCCGGTATTGCGGCAGGGCATGGAGCAGTACAAGGCCATTACCGGAGACAGCTCTGTCTATCTGCTGGAGCTGCCCAACACCACGCCGGAAACCGTGGGTGCCCGGCAGCACCCCGGCGCAGAGAACCACCGGCAGGCGGCAAAAGTACTGACGGATTTTTTGAAGGATATCTTATAA